A segment of the Flavobacteriales bacterium genome:
CGTGGGCAGGCCAACCACATAGACCGGGGCCGTGTAATAGGGCACCACGCCATCGCCCTCCTCATGAATGCTGGCCAAAGGCGGGTCACCGGCTACGACCCAGCTTGAATCGCCGATGGCACCGCTGAAGCTGTAGATCCCATGTGCCCGGCTGGAATAGCCTGGGCTGCCACTGTTGCCCTCGAGGCCTCCAAGGCCGGGCAGCTCTCCAGCGATCTGGGATGGAATCTCGCTGTCCTGATCGAGGTACATGGCGTGCAGCGCGCTGATCGCTCCGGCTGAAACGCCGCCGATGTAGATGCGCGTGGTGTCGATGCCGTATGGGTTACCGAGCTCGGCAACGCTCTTGCGCAGGTATCGCACGCAAGCGTTCATGTCGTGGGCGCCGCGCATCACGGCCCGCATGGTGGTGGTCTGGTTCGGCAGGAAGAAGCCGACCCGGTAATCATTGGCCACCGCCACAAAGCCGCGCTTGGCCATGTCGGTGCAAATAGGCGCCACGTCGGCACGTGAGCCACCAACGAAAGAACCGCCGAAGGCGCAGATCACCACGGGCCGCAGGGCCAAGGCATCGCCGGATGGCTCGTACACATCCATGCGCAAGGTCTGGTTGCTGCCGTTCACGCCTGTA
Coding sequences within it:
- a CDS encoding carboxylesterase family protein, whose product is MRNLNTAIVAAFALNCSAQECGNGRYATANFFPDVSVTSAVVFGSNTGVNGSNQTLRMDVYEPSGDALALRPVVICAFGGSFVGGSRADVAPICTDMAKRGFVAVANDYRVGFFLPNQTTTMRAVMRGAHDMNACVRYLRKSVAELGNPYGIDTTRIYIGGVSAGAISALHAMYLDQDSEIPSQIAGELPGLGGLEGNSGSPGYSSRAHGIYSFSGAIGDSSWVVAGDPPLASIHEEGDGVVPYYTAPVYVVGLPTGLTASGSHDIHLRAAHQGLVHCFKSYPGNGHVGYLSSDQANALNWTALFLSELACGTAVSCGLSTAITDASDNRLMVAPNPTHGPVRFELPTAALVELLDLTGRVLLQERLPGGPATLDLGPLPVGVYVIRTEGRTVATIVRAD